From a region of the Zingiber officinale cultivar Zhangliang chromosome 4B, Zo_v1.1, whole genome shotgun sequence genome:
- the LOC121976040 gene encoding acyl-coenzyme A oxidase 3, peroxisomal-like has product MDPPSSAARRASVIAGHLLGPYQSIANFSSSPVTPSPCLNYSPPDLSEKPPAFDVAALRRILDGHHHEARDWLFHLMEESPLFCPRRRGEFTFVAPDYNQTKEQQRAATMRRIEYLLGQGVFQGWFTGSDPEAGMRKLALFECIAVFDHSLSIKLGVHYFLWGGAINFLGTKRHHDKWLNASENFQVKGCFAMTELGHGSNVRGIETIATYDIDSGEFVINTPCESAQKYWIGGAANHSTHTIIFSQLLINGTNQGVHAFIAQIRDNEGNICPNVRIADCGHKIGLNGVDNGRIWFDNIRIPRENLLNSVADVLPDGRYVSSIKDPDQRFAAFLAPLTSGRVNIAATAVYISKVGLAIAVRYALTRRVFSITADGPEVLLLDYPAHQRRLLPLVAKTCAMSSAANFLKRLYVNRTPESNKSVHIYSSALKATLTWNNMRVLQECREACGGQGLKTENRIGILKAEFDVQSTFEGDNNVLMQQVSKALLAEYIAAKKRKHPFRGLGLEHMNDPCPVIEANPTSSTLRSTEFQLNIICLRERDLLTRYASEVSRFQADGESKVNAALLSYQLADELARAFSERTILQIFIKEETTQSPGRLKDVLGLLRSMYALTCVEEDASFLRYGYLSRDGAAAARREVSKLCGDLRPHALSLVNSFGIPDSFLSPIAFDWIEANSWSTVNDE; this is encoded by the exons ATGGATCCTCCCTCTTCTGCCGCCCGTCGAGCTTCTGTTATCGCTGGCCACCTCCTCGGCCCCTATCAATCTATCGCCAACTTCTCCTCTTCCCCGGTCACACCTTCCCCGTGCCTCAACTACTCCCCACCCGACCTCTCCGAGAAGCCGCCGGCTTTCGACGTCGCAGCGCTGCGTCGGATCCTGGATGGCCACCACCACGAGGCACGGGACTGGCTGTTCCATCTGATGGAGGAAAGCCCTCTCTTTTGCCCCCGCCGCCGCGGCGAGTTCACCTTCGTCGCGCCGGATTACAACCAGACCAAGGAGCAGCAGCGCGCGGCCACGATGCGGCGGATCGAGTACCTGCTCGGCCAAGGAGTGTTCCAAGGGTGGTTCACGGGGAGCGATCCGGAAGCAGGCATGAGGAAGTTAGCGTTGTTCGAGTGCATCGCCGTCTTCGATCATTCCCTCTCCATAAAATTAGGTGTCCATTACTTTCTATG GGGAGGCGCGATCAATTTTTTGGGCACAAAGCGTCATCATGACAAATGGCTGAATGCTTCTGAGAATTTTCAGGTTAAGGGATGCTTTGCAATGACTGAGTTGGGACATGGAAGTAAT GTTAGAGGAATTGAAACGATAGCCACTTATGATATTGATTCGGGCGAGTTTGTGATAAACACACCTTGCGAGTCAGCTCAAAAGTATTGGATAGGAGGAGCTGCTAAT CATTCGACGCACACAATAATCTTCTCTCAACTCCTTATAAACGGAACCAACCAAGGGGTCCATGCATTTATTGCACAAATTCGTGATAATGAAGGAAACATTTGCCCCAATGTTCGTATTGCTGATTGTGGTCACAAAATTGGGTTAAATGGCGTTGACAATGGCCGCATCTG GTTTGATAATATTAGAATCCCTCGAGAGAATTTGCTTAACTCAGTTGCTGATGTATTGCCTGATGGGCGATATGTTAGCTCCATAAAAGACCCAGATCAG AGGTTTGCAGCTTTTTTGGCCCCACTAACATCGGGCCGTGTGAATATCGCAGCAACTGCAGTTTATATATCAAAG GTTGGTTTAGCTATTGCTGTGAGATATGCTTTGACAAGGAGAGTTTTCTCCATAACAGCTGATGGCCCCGAAGTCTTGTTGCTGGACTATCCTGCTCATCAACGACGACTCTTGCCACTTGTTGCGAAAAC CTGTGCGATGAGTTCTGCAGCCAATTTCTTAAAAAGACTATACGTCAATAGGACACCAGAGAGTAATAAAAGTGTTCACATTTATTCTAGTGCTCTCAAAGCTACACTCACATGGAATAACATGAGAGTACTTCAG GAGTGCCGCGAAGCCTGTGGCGGCCAAGGTTTGAAAACAGAAAACCGCATTGGTATTCTGAAAGCTGAATTTGATGTCCAGAGCACCTTTGAGGGAGATAATAATGTACTAATGCAACAG GTTAGCAAGGCACTCCTTGCAGAATATATAGCAGCAAAAAAGAGGAAGCACCCATTCAGAGGACTGGGGCTGGAACACATGAATGATCCTTGCCCCGTCATTGAAGCTAATCCTACAAGCTCTACTCTAAGAAGCACCGAGTTCCAG CTCAATATCATTTGCTTGAGGGAGAGAGATTTGCTTACGCGCTATGCTAGTGAAGTGTCTCGATTTCAAGCTGATGGTGAAAGCAAAGTGAATGCAGCTCTTCTG AGCTATCAACTTGCTGATGAATTGGCAAGGGCCTTTTCTGAGCGCACAATATTGCAAATATTTATAAAGGAAGAAACGACTCAATCTCCTGGGCGGTTAAAG GATGTATTAGGATTGTTGAGGTCCATGTATGCTCTCACATGCGTCGAAGAAGATGCTTCGTTTCTCCGTTACGGATACTTGTCACGCGATGGTGCTGCTGCTGCGAGAAGGGAAGTTTCAAAGCTTTGTGGTGATTTAAGGCCTCATGCGCTTTCTCTCGTCAACTCCTTTGGGATCCCTGATTCTTTCTTGAGCCCAATTGCCTTCGACTGGATTGAAGCAAATTCTTGGTCTACTGTTAATGATGAGTAG